The following are encoded together in the Streptomyces sp. NBC_00358 genome:
- a CDS encoding DEAD/DEAH box helicase, translating into MTLIDQLPQTADPDALYEAFESWAGERGLTLYPHQEEALIEVVSGANVIVSTPTGSGKSMIAAGAHFAALARDEVTFYTAPIKALVSEKFFELCKMFGTENVGMLTGDASVNADAPVICCTAEVLASIALRDGKHADVGQVVMDEFHFYAEGDRGWAWQIPILELPQAQFILMSATLGDVSMFEKDLTRRTGRPTSVVRSATRPVPLSYEYMLTPLTETLTELLATKQAPVYIVHFTQAQAVERAQALMSINMCTRAEKDQIAELIGNFRFTTKFGQNLSRYVRHGIGVHHAGMLPKYRRLVEKLAQAGLLKVICGTDTLGVGVNVPIRTVLFTALTKYDGTRVRTLRAREFHQIAGRAGRAGFDTAGYVVAQAPEHVIENEKSLAKAGDDPKKRRKVVRKKAPEGFVGWTEGTFDKLITSDPEPLTSRFRVTHTMLLSVIARPGNAFEAMRHLLEDNHEPRKQQLRHIRRAIAIYRSLLDGGIVEKLDEPDPTGRVVRLTVDLQQDFALNQPLSTFALAAFELLDPDSPSYALDMVSVVESTLDEPRQILAAQQNKARGEAVAAMKSDGIEYEERMERLQDVSYPKPLEELLFHAYNTYRMSHPWVGDHPLSPKSVIRDMYERAMSFTEFVSFYELARTEGIVLRYLASAYKALEHTIPDDLKSEDLEDLIAWLGEMVRQVDSSLLDEWEQLANPEVMTAEEAQEKADQVKPVTSNARAFRVLVRNAMFRRVELAALDNVDELGEMDGESGWDADAWGEAMDKYWDEYEDLGTGPDARGPKLLSIVEEPQNGLWRVRQTFADPNGDHDWGISAEVDLAASDTEGRAIVKVTDVGQL; encoded by the coding sequence GTGACCCTTATCGATCAGCTGCCGCAGACCGCAGACCCCGACGCCCTCTACGAAGCCTTCGAGTCGTGGGCCGGGGAACGCGGTCTCACCCTCTACCCCCATCAGGAGGAGGCGCTGATCGAGGTGGTCTCGGGTGCGAACGTGATCGTCTCGACGCCCACCGGCTCGGGAAAGAGCATGATCGCCGCCGGTGCGCACTTCGCCGCGCTCGCCCGGGACGAGGTCACCTTCTACACGGCGCCGATCAAGGCTCTCGTCTCGGAGAAGTTCTTCGAACTCTGCAAGATGTTCGGCACCGAGAACGTCGGCATGCTGACCGGCGACGCCTCCGTGAACGCCGACGCGCCAGTCATCTGCTGCACCGCCGAGGTCCTGGCGTCGATCGCGCTGCGGGACGGCAAGCACGCCGACGTCGGTCAGGTCGTCATGGACGAGTTCCACTTCTACGCCGAGGGCGACCGGGGCTGGGCGTGGCAGATCCCGATCCTGGAACTTCCCCAGGCACAGTTCATCCTGATGTCGGCGACGCTCGGCGATGTCTCGATGTTCGAGAAGGACCTCACGCGACGCACCGGCCGCCCCACCTCGGTGGTCCGCTCGGCGACCCGGCCCGTCCCGCTGTCCTACGAGTACATGCTCACACCGCTGACCGAGACACTCACCGAGCTCCTCGCCACCAAGCAGGCCCCGGTCTACATCGTGCACTTCACCCAGGCGCAGGCCGTGGAGCGGGCGCAGGCGCTGATGAGCATCAACATGTGCACGCGCGCTGAGAAGGACCAGATCGCCGAACTGATCGGCAACTTCCGGTTCACCACCAAGTTCGGCCAGAACCTCTCCCGTTACGTACGTCATGGGATCGGTGTGCACCACGCCGGCATGCTGCCCAAGTACCGGCGACTGGTGGAGAAGCTGGCCCAGGCCGGTCTCCTCAAGGTCATCTGCGGTACCGACACGCTCGGTGTCGGTGTCAACGTCCCCATCCGCACCGTGCTGTTCACCGCGTTGACGAAGTACGACGGGACGCGCGTGCGCACACTGCGCGCCCGGGAGTTCCACCAGATCGCCGGCCGGGCCGGTCGCGCGGGATTCGACACGGCGGGCTACGTCGTCGCTCAGGCGCCGGAGCATGTCATCGAGAACGAGAAGTCGCTCGCCAAGGCGGGCGACGACCCCAAGAAGCGCCGCAAGGTGGTGCGCAAGAAGGCTCCCGAGGGCTTCGTCGGGTGGACGGAGGGCACCTTCGACAAGCTCATCACCTCCGATCCCGAGCCGCTGACCTCGCGCTTCCGTGTGACGCACACGATGCTGCTCTCGGTGATCGCGCGGCCCGGCAACGCCTTCGAGGCGATGCGGCATCTGCTGGAGGACAACCACGAGCCGCGCAAGCAGCAGTTGCGGCACATCCGGCGGGCCATCGCGATCTACCGCTCGCTCCTCGACGGAGGCATCGTCGAGAAGCTCGACGAGCCGGACCCGACGGGTCGCGTCGTGCGGCTCACCGTCGATCTCCAGCAGGACTTCGCGCTGAACCAGCCGCTGTCGACGTTCGCGCTCGCCGCATTCGAGCTGCTGGACCCCGATTCCCCCTCGTACGCCCTGGACATGGTCTCCGTCGTGGAGTCCACGCTGGACGAGCCCCGGCAGATCCTCGCCGCCCAGCAGAACAAGGCCCGTGGCGAGGCCGTGGCCGCGATGAAGTCCGACGGCATCGAGTACGAGGAGCGCATGGAGCGGCTCCAGGACGTGTCGTACCCCAAGCCGCTGGAGGAGCTGCTCTTCCACGCGTACAACACCTACCGCATGAGCCATCCGTGGGTCGGCGACCACCCCTTGTCCCCGAAGTCCGTCATCCGTGACATGTACGAACGGGCCATGTCCTTCACGGAGTTCGTCTCCTTCTACGAGCTCGCCCGTACCGAGGGCATCGTCCTGCGCTACCTGGCCAGCGCCTACAAGGCCCTGGAGCACACCATTCCGGACGACCTCAAGTCCGAGGACCTGGAGGACCTGATCGCCTGGCTGGGCGAGATGGTGCGCCAGGTCGACTCCAGCCTCCTCGACGAGTGGGAACAGCTCGCCAACCCCGAGGTGATGACGGCCGAAGAGGCCCAGGAGAAGGCCGACCAGGTCAAGCCGGTCACCTCGAACGCCCGCGCCTTCCGCGTCCTCGTGCGCAACGCGATGTTCCGCAGGGTCGAGCTCGCCGCTCTGGACAACGTCGACGAACTCGGCGAGATGGACGGCGAATCCGGCTGGGACGCCGACGCGTGGGGCGAGGCGATGGACAAGTACTGGGACGAGTACGAGGACCTCGGCACCGGTCCCGACGCCCGCGGTCCCAAACTGCTGTCCATCGTGGAGGAGCCGCAGAACGGCCTCTGGCGGGTCCGCCAGACCTTCGCCGACCCGAACGGCGATCACGACTGGGGCATCAGCGCGGAGGTGGACCTCGCGGCCTCCGACACCGAGGGCCGTGCCATCGTCAAGGTCACCGACGTCGGACAGTTGTGA
- a CDS encoding DUF5709 domain-containing protein, which translates to MDSADGWGDDVYQPDGSEVQDDAGLLDAEDTLVTDGVSDPLDRGWSPPERPWAVEHQGVTASERRAGETLDERLADELPDIAEADGDGIGDCQGTDGEPIDNEVGTLRSGRLVAPNEGAHEDEESGLIATDIGIDGAAASAEEAAMHIVDEDAVSG; encoded by the coding sequence GTGGACAGCGCCGACGGATGGGGAGACGACGTCTACCAGCCCGACGGATCCGAGGTACAGGACGACGCGGGGCTGCTCGACGCCGAGGACACACTGGTCACCGACGGCGTCAGTGACCCCCTGGACCGTGGCTGGTCCCCGCCGGAGCGGCCATGGGCGGTGGAGCACCAAGGCGTGACCGCCTCGGAGCGCCGAGCGGGCGAGACCCTCGACGAGCGCCTCGCCGACGAACTGCCGGACATCGCCGAAGCCGACGGAGACGGCATCGGCGACTGCCAGGGCACCGATGGCGAGCCCATCGACAACGAGGTGGGCACCCTCCGCTCCGGACGTCTGGTGGCCCCGAACGAAGGCGCGCACGAGGACGAGGAGAGCGGGCTCATCGCCACGGACATCGGTATCGACGGTGCCGCCGCCTCGGCGGAGGAGGCCGCGATGCACATCGTCGACGAGGACGCCGTGTCCGGCTGA
- a CDS encoding ABC transporter ATP-binding protein, producing MIGVAPPAYDPAAPTTANTLPVGAPATVRAYVGELFQRHRKAFLVLVAVNTVAVVASMAGPYLLGSLVDRVSDHTRDLHLQATAALFVLALVVQAVFVRQVRLRGAMLGERMLADLREDFLVRSVGLPPGVLERAGTGDLLSRITTDIDRLGNAMREAVPQLAIGVVWVALLLGGLTVTAPALAPAVLVAVPLLVVGCRWYFRRAPSAYRSEAAGYAAVAAALAETVDAGRTVEAHRLDRRRIELSDRRVQEWTAWERYTLWLRSVLFPVVNITHVTVLCSVLMIGGVFALQGWIGVGQLTTGALIAQMLVDPVGLILRWYDELQVAQVSLARLVGVRDIEPETGDPAVAPDGRDVHADRVHFGYREGVDVLREVSLTVAPGTRLALVGPSGAGKSTLGRLLAGIYAPRDGRVTLGGAELSRMPAEKVRSHVALVNQEHHVFVGSLRDNLLLAVPHARQRGDEDAPAATPAAGADSVDARLWAALGAVDADGWARALDDGLDTEVGSGGFALTPAQAQQIALARLVLADPHTLVLDEATSLLDPRAARHLERSLARVLDGRTVVAIAHRLHTAHDADVIAVVENGRISELGSHDELVTADGAYAALWRSWHG from the coding sequence ATGATCGGCGTGGCGCCACCGGCGTACGACCCGGCCGCCCCGACGACGGCGAACACGCTGCCGGTCGGCGCGCCCGCGACCGTACGAGCCTATGTGGGCGAACTGTTCCAACGGCACCGCAAGGCCTTCCTGGTCCTGGTCGCCGTCAACACCGTGGCCGTCGTGGCCTCGATGGCCGGGCCCTATCTGCTGGGCTCGCTGGTCGACCGCGTCTCGGACCACACACGCGACCTCCATCTGCAGGCCACCGCCGCGCTCTTCGTCCTCGCGCTCGTCGTCCAGGCCGTGTTCGTACGCCAGGTGCGGCTGCGCGGTGCCATGCTCGGCGAACGGATGCTGGCCGATCTGCGCGAGGACTTCCTCGTACGGTCGGTCGGACTTCCGCCGGGCGTCCTGGAACGCGCCGGTACGGGCGACCTGCTGTCCCGCATCACCACCGACATCGACCGGCTCGGCAACGCGATGCGCGAGGCCGTGCCGCAACTGGCCATCGGTGTGGTGTGGGTGGCGCTGCTGCTCGGCGGACTCACCGTGACCGCCCCGGCCCTCGCTCCCGCCGTCCTGGTCGCCGTTCCGTTGCTCGTGGTGGGCTGCCGCTGGTACTTCAGACGCGCTCCGTCCGCCTACCGCTCCGAGGCGGCCGGCTACGCGGCCGTCGCCGCCGCCCTCGCCGAGACCGTCGACGCCGGGCGCACCGTCGAGGCGCACCGGCTGGACAGGCGCCGCATCGAGCTGTCGGACCGCCGGGTCCAGGAATGGACGGCGTGGGAGCGGTACACGCTCTGGCTGCGGTCCGTTCTCTTCCCGGTCGTCAACATCACGCATGTGACCGTGCTCTGCTCGGTCCTGATGATCGGCGGGGTCTTCGCCCTCCAGGGCTGGATCGGGGTGGGCCAGCTGACGACGGGTGCGCTGATCGCGCAGATGCTCGTCGACCCGGTCGGACTGATCCTGCGCTGGTACGACGAGTTGCAGGTCGCCCAGGTCTCACTGGCCCGGCTGGTCGGTGTCCGGGACATCGAGCCCGAGACGGGCGACCCGGCCGTGGCACCGGACGGACGCGACGTCCACGCGGACCGGGTGCACTTCGGCTACCGCGAGGGCGTGGACGTGCTGCGGGAGGTCTCCCTGACCGTCGCGCCCGGCACCAGGCTCGCCCTGGTCGGCCCGTCCGGCGCGGGCAAGTCCACGCTGGGCAGGCTGCTCGCGGGGATCTACGCGCCACGGGACGGCCGGGTCACGCTCGGCGGTGCCGAACTCTCCCGGATGCCCGCGGAGAAGGTCCGCTCGCACGTGGCCCTGGTCAACCAGGAGCACCACGTCTTCGTCGGCTCCCTGCGCGACAACCTGCTGCTCGCCGTCCCCCACGCCCGGCAGCGCGGGGACGAGGACGCTCCGGCCGCGACGCCGGCCGCCGGCGCCGATTCCGTCGACGCCCGGCTGTGGGCGGCTCTCGGCGCGGTCGACGCGGACGGCTGGGCGCGGGCGCTGGACGACGGTCTGGACACCGAGGTCGGCTCGGGCGGTTTCGCGCTCACTCCGGCTCAGGCCCAGCAGATCGCGCTGGCCCGGCTGGTGCTGGCCGACCCCCACACCCTGGTCCTGGACGAGGCGACCTCGCTCCTGGACCCCCGGGCGGCCCGTCACCTGGAACGCTCGCTGGCCCGCGTCCTCGACGGCCGCACCGTCGTCGCCATCGCCCACCGCCTGCACACCGCCCACGACGCGGACGTCATCGCCGTCGTCGAGAACGGCCGCATCAGCGAACTCGGCAGCCACGACGAACTGGTCACGGCGGACGGCGCGTACGCGGCGCTGTGGAGGTCCTGGCACGGCTGA
- a CDS encoding ABC transporter ATP-binding protein has translation MQIQDLPYPDPGVPDARSGTRFLWWLGRNQLGGQFKALAWGLLHFLAVSALPFCVGRAVQSVVDHSGTGLALTGALMVLCGACIALGDTMLHRTAVTNWITAAARVQQLLARRTALLGSALTRRVAAGEVVAVSTGDVEKIGWFVEGMSRFTAAAVTVVLVCVALVVYQPALGVLVALGVPVLAVAVLPLLPRATRRADFQREKAGRATELASDTVAGLRVLRGIGGEELFLDRYRRASQEVRRAAVRSARMWSLISAIQVLLPGLLLIAVVWRGVLLARDGRITVGELVTVYSAVMLLAYPLRHFEEIAMAYSFSRPSARRAARVLSLERAMDSTGSRAPEVPGGDLYDPATGLLAPAGRLTAVVCGDPDAAGLLAERLGGHACERGEEVLVEGVPRSDSVILGGVPLDELPLECARTAVLVQDKDPVLLSGSLRELLDVPASGLVSAEAALSAAQCGDVLEALAQGSLESGDPMDARVTERGRSLSGGQRQRLALARSLITDPEVLVLDEPTSAVDSHTEARIADGVRSLRAGRTTVVFTSSPLLLDQADRVVLVHEGEVVAVGVHRELLHSEPLYRAVVTRETEEEAAVEAAQRTALGGVTVDDEAVLNEASLDEAVLDEAVLNGVLEEIEESA, from the coding sequence ATGCAGATCCAAGACCTTCCGTATCCCGACCCGGGTGTGCCCGACGCACGCTCAGGTACCCGATTCCTGTGGTGGCTCGGGCGGAATCAGCTCGGCGGACAGTTCAAGGCCCTCGCCTGGGGGTTGCTGCACTTCCTGGCCGTCTCCGCGCTGCCGTTCTGCGTCGGCCGGGCCGTCCAGTCCGTCGTCGACCACTCCGGGACCGGGCTCGCCCTGACCGGCGCTCTCATGGTGCTGTGCGGCGCGTGCATCGCCCTGGGCGACACCATGCTGCACCGCACCGCGGTCACCAACTGGATCACCGCCGCCGCACGCGTGCAGCAACTGCTCGCCCGCAGAACCGCCCTGCTGGGCTCCGCGCTGACCCGGCGCGTCGCGGCGGGCGAGGTGGTCGCTGTCTCCACCGGCGACGTCGAGAAGATCGGCTGGTTCGTGGAGGGCATGTCCCGGTTCACGGCGGCCGCCGTGACGGTGGTGCTGGTCTGCGTGGCCCTGGTCGTCTACCAGCCGGCGCTGGGAGTGCTCGTCGCCCTGGGCGTACCCGTACTGGCGGTGGCCGTGCTGCCGCTGCTGCCCCGCGCCACCCGGCGCGCCGACTTCCAGCGGGAGAAGGCGGGCCGCGCCACCGAGCTGGCCTCCGACACCGTGGCCGGCCTGCGGGTGCTGCGCGGGATCGGCGGCGAGGAGCTCTTCCTCGACCGCTACCGCCGCGCCTCCCAGGAGGTCCGCCGGGCCGCCGTGCGCAGCGCCCGTATGTGGTCGCTGATCTCGGCGATCCAGGTCCTGCTGCCCGGTCTGCTGCTGATCGCCGTCGTCTGGCGCGGTGTGCTGCTGGCCCGCGACGGCCGGATCACGGTCGGCGAACTCGTCACGGTGTACAGCGCCGTCATGCTGCTCGCGTACCCCTTGCGGCACTTCGAAGAGATCGCCATGGCCTATTCCTTCTCCCGTCCGTCGGCCAGGCGTGCCGCCCGGGTGCTATCCCTGGAACGGGCCATGGACAGCACCGGATCGCGTGCCCCGGAGGTCCCGGGCGGCGATCTGTACGACCCCGCCACCGGGCTGCTCGCTCCCGCGGGCCGGCTCACCGCCGTCGTGTGCGGCGACCCGGACGCGGCGGGACTGCTGGCCGAGCGGCTCGGCGGTCATGCCTGCGAGCGGGGCGAGGAGGTGCTCGTCGAGGGCGTACCGAGAAGCGACTCGGTGATCCTCGGGGGCGTACCGCTGGACGAACTGCCCCTGGAGTGCGCCCGGACCGCCGTCCTCGTCCAGGACAAGGACCCGGTGCTGCTGTCCGGTTCCCTGCGCGAGCTCCTCGACGTGCCCGCGTCGGGTCTGGTGAGCGCCGAGGCGGCCCTGTCCGCCGCGCAGTGCGGCGACGTACTGGAGGCGCTCGCCCAGGGCTCGCTGGAGTCCGGGGACCCGATGGACGCCCGCGTGACCGAACGCGGGCGCTCCCTGTCGGGCGGCCAGCGCCAGCGGCTCGCGCTGGCCCGGTCCCTGATCACGGACCCCGAGGTGCTGGTCCTGGACGAACCGACGTCGGCGGTCGACTCGCACACCGAGGCACGGATCGCCGACGGAGTGCGCTCCCTGCGCGCCGGGCGTACGACCGTGGTCTTCACCTCCTCACCGCTGCTCCTGGACCAGGCGGACCGGGTCGTGCTGGTCCACGAGGGCGAGGTCGTCGCGGTCGGCGTGCACCGCGAACTGCTGCACAGCGAACCGCTCTACCGGGCCGTGGTGACCCGCGAGACCGAGGAGGAGGCCGCCGTGGAAGCCGCGCAACGGACCGCTCTCGGCGGCGTGACCGTGGACGACGAGGCCGTACTGAACGAAGCCTCTCTGGACGAAGCCGTTCTGGACGAAGCCGTTCTGAACGGCGTACTGGAAGAAATCGAGGAGAGCGCATGA
- a CDS encoding metal-dependent hydrolase, with protein MMGPAHSLSGAAAWLGVGAAAAAAGHTMPWPVLLVGALICAGAALAPDLDHKAATISNAFGPVSRRLCEIVDKLSYAAYKGTRKAGDPRRNGGHRTLTHTWLWAVMIGAGTAVLAITCGRWAVLAILFVHMVLAIEGLLWRAARGSSSNVLVWLLAATSSWILAQTLDKPGNGSDWLFSAPGQEYLWLGLPIILGALVHDIGDALTVSGCPILWPIPVGRKRWYPIGPPKVMRFRAGSWVELKVLMPVFMLLGGVGCAAALNFI; from the coding sequence ATGATGGGACCAGCACACTCACTGTCGGGGGCTGCGGCCTGGCTCGGCGTCGGAGCGGCGGCCGCCGCGGCCGGCCACACCATGCCCTGGCCGGTCCTGCTCGTCGGCGCCCTGATCTGCGCCGGAGCCGCTCTGGCCCCGGACCTGGACCACAAGGCCGCCACCATCTCGAACGCCTTCGGACCGGTGTCACGACGGCTGTGCGAGATCGTCGACAAACTGTCCTACGCCGCCTACAAGGGGACCCGGAAGGCGGGCGACCCCCGGCGCAACGGCGGTCACCGCACGCTGACCCACACCTGGCTGTGGGCGGTGATGATCGGCGCGGGCACGGCGGTGCTGGCGATCACCTGCGGTCGCTGGGCGGTCCTGGCCATCCTCTTCGTGCACATGGTGCTGGCCATCGAGGGTCTGCTGTGGCGGGCCGCCCGCGGTTCCAGCAGCAATGTCCTGGTCTGGCTGCTCGCGGCCACGAGCTCGTGGATCCTCGCGCAAACCCTGGACAAGCCGGGCAACGGTTCGGACTGGCTGTTCTCGGCGCCTGGCCAGGAGTACCTGTGGCTCGGTCTGCCGATCATCCTCGGCGCCCTGGTGCACGACATCGGGGACGCGCTGACGGTGTCGGGCTGCCCGATCCTGTGGCCCATCCCGGTCGGCCGGAAGCGCTGGTACCCCATAGGCCCGCCCAAGGTGATGCGCTTTCGCGCGGGCAGCTGGGTCGAGCTGAAGGTGCTCATGCCGGTGTTCATGCTGCTGGGCGGCGTGGGCTGCGCGGCGGCGCTCAACTTCATCTGA
- a CDS encoding type B 50S ribosomal protein L31, with protein sequence MQQDKQPDYHPVVFRDRTAGYAFLTRSTATSDRTIEWDDGETYPVVDVEISSESHPFYTGKARTVDSEGRIAQFERRFGGGEQESGAGENG encoded by the coding sequence ATGCAGCAGGACAAGCAGCCCGACTACCACCCCGTGGTGTTCCGCGACCGGACCGCCGGCTACGCCTTCCTCACGCGCTCCACCGCGACGAGCGACCGGACCATCGAGTGGGACGACGGCGAGACCTATCCGGTCGTCGATGTCGAGATCTCCTCGGAGAGCCACCCCTTCTACACCGGCAAGGCCCGCACCGTGGACTCGGAGGGCCGGATCGCTCAGTTCGAGCGGCGGTTCGGAGGCGGGGAGCAGGAGTCCGGCGCGGGCGAGAACGGCTGA
- a CDS encoding peptide-N4-asparagine amidase produces MSRPVIMSMLAGVTLVASALFGAAPAPAATASVPAPASAASGAPAAAGSTDVPAEFGSDWHDPVTASPPVSRPVAPSCEVTLAEARFRDFTPYTGTYTPPTGCGDHWSKVVLRLEGKVKGRQFDRLGYLHVGGVEILRTSTPEPSPDGITWSVEKDVTRYSATFRQSSDVEMLIGNVVDDTYTGVLDVKATLTFYAGRAAVAPDRVLTLTDGTLTTPRNSERVIAEVYATGSGGGCEEFWYLTVPDAAPYSCKGDGPYREVQIKVDGQLAGIAEPFPTVWTGGWSSPFLWYVIPGPRAFDVRPVEYDLTPFAGLLDDGLPHRIDVSVVGVPEAQTGWSLPVNVLVWQDARRAHLSGALTRSDAGAISNSSTYTPGSENRVETVGSHRLTVAGYLDTSHGRVLTTVGRTLGNSSAHRWTDGENTDGLEATWTDDEVVTVDGRGPASTTRTRRTYTMDGTTTLGADDRLRTVLTLGDRAAVAGARGGRRTTWSRLDDTYTGDATYTANVPRDQRHAVATTSERYRLYGPAGCYDRALVTVQGVLTEDRARC; encoded by the coding sequence ATGAGTAGACCGGTCATCATGTCCATGCTCGCCGGGGTGACCCTCGTGGCGAGCGCCCTCTTCGGGGCGGCCCCGGCTCCGGCGGCCACCGCGTCCGTGCCGGCACCCGCGTCCGCGGCCTCCGGCGCACCAGCGGCCGCCGGATCGACCGACGTGCCCGCCGAGTTCGGCAGCGACTGGCACGACCCCGTCACCGCCTCCCCGCCCGTCAGCAGGCCGGTCGCGCCGTCCTGCGAAGTGACCCTGGCGGAGGCCCGGTTCCGCGACTTCACGCCCTACACGGGCACGTACACCCCGCCGACGGGCTGTGGCGACCACTGGAGCAAGGTCGTGCTCCGGCTCGAAGGCAAGGTCAAGGGGCGGCAGTTCGACCGGCTCGGGTATCTCCATGTCGGCGGCGTGGAGATCCTGCGCACGTCCACCCCGGAGCCGTCGCCCGACGGGATCACCTGGTCCGTGGAGAAGGACGTGACGCGCTACAGCGCCACGTTCCGGCAGAGCAGCGACGTCGAGATGCTCATCGGGAACGTCGTCGACGACACCTACACCGGTGTCCTCGACGTCAAGGCCACGCTGACGTTCTACGCGGGCAGGGCCGCCGTGGCCCCCGACCGTGTGCTGACCTTGACGGACGGCACCCTGACCACCCCGCGCAACAGCGAGCGCGTGATCGCCGAGGTGTACGCGACCGGGTCCGGCGGCGGCTGCGAGGAGTTCTGGTATCTGACGGTCCCGGACGCGGCACCGTACTCCTGCAAGGGCGACGGCCCCTACCGTGAGGTGCAGATCAAGGTCGACGGCCAACTCGCGGGAATCGCCGAGCCGTTCCCGACCGTCTGGACCGGCGGATGGTCCAGCCCCTTCCTCTGGTACGTGATTCCGGGACCCCGCGCCTTCGACGTCAGACCCGTCGAGTACGACCTGACCCCGTTCGCCGGACTTCTCGACGACGGGCTTCCGCACCGGATCGACGTCTCTGTCGTGGGCGTTCCGGAGGCGCAGACCGGATGGAGCCTTCCGGTCAACGTGCTCGTCTGGCAGGACGCGCGGCGCGCCCACCTGAGCGGTGCCCTCACCCGGTCCGACGCGGGCGCGATCTCCAACTCCTCGACGTACACGCCCGGTTCCGAGAACCGGGTCGAGACCGTGGGAAGCCACCGGCTGACGGTCGCGGGCTACCTCGACACCTCGCACGGCCGGGTGCTGACCACGGTCGGCCGGACGCTCGGGAACAGCTCCGCGCACCGCTGGACCGACGGTGAGAACACGGACGGCCTAGAGGCGACGTGGACCGACGACGAGGTGGTGACCGTCGACGGACGCGGCCCGGCGAGCACGACGCGTACCCGGCGCACGTACACGATGGACGGCACGACGACCCTCGGCGCGGACGACCGGCTGCGGACCGTGCTGACGCTGGGCGACCGGGCCGCCGTGGCCGGGGCCCGGGGTGGCCGGCGCACCACGTGGTCACGGCTCGACGACACCTACACGGGCGACGCCACCTACACGGCGAACGTGCCGCGCGACCAGCGTCACGCGGTGGCCACGACGAGCGAGCGCTATCGGCTGTACGGCCCCGCGGGCTGCTACGACCGCGCCCTGGTCACCGTGCAGGGGGTGCTCACCGAGGACCGCGCCCGCTGTTGA
- a CDS encoding L,D-transpeptidase family protein, producing MRKNGAMRTGLAAMVCGVVAVSLSACGGPEGGSGNGTKAHAGAGGEAARTSAPAVDPKRIPEVGDRLQRQIPSDSRQVLAVYGEGKDSADSTAVLYTKSGTTWVKTRSWAAHNGKKGWTTDHHEDDKRSPVGVFTLSDAGGVLDDPGARLPYTQSQDFQAPHYWAKSHWHDFDYVIAIDYNRVKGNPPDDPSRPWGDDKGGGIWLHMDHGSGTSACVSLPKPAMEYLLRTLDPEQHPVVLMGDKGDLKA from the coding sequence ATGCGAAAGAACGGTGCGATGCGTACGGGGCTCGCCGCGATGGTCTGCGGAGTCGTCGCCGTCAGCCTCTCGGCCTGCGGTGGTCCGGAGGGCGGAAGCGGGAACGGTACGAAGGCGCACGCGGGAGCCGGTGGCGAGGCCGCCCGGACGAGCGCGCCCGCAGTCGACCCGAAGCGCATCCCCGAGGTCGGCGACCGGCTCCAGCGGCAGATCCCCTCCGACTCGCGCCAGGTCCTGGCGGTCTACGGCGAGGGCAAGGACTCCGCGGACTCCACGGCCGTGCTCTACACGAAGTCCGGTACGACATGGGTGAAGACCCGGAGCTGGGCCGCGCACAACGGGAAGAAGGGCTGGACGACCGACCACCACGAGGACGACAAGCGGAGCCCCGTGGGAGTGTTCACGCTCAGCGACGCCGGCGGCGTGCTCGACGACCCGGGCGCCCGGCTGCCGTACACGCAGTCGCAGGACTTCCAGGCCCCGCACTACTGGGCGAAGTCGCACTGGCACGACTTCGACTACGTCATCGCGATCGACTACAACCGCGTCAAGGGCAACCCGCCGGACGACCCGAGTCGCCCGTGGGGCGACGACAAGGGCGGCGGCATCTGGCTGCACATGGACCACGGCAGCGGTACGTCGGCGTGCGTGAGCCTGCCCAAGCCGGCGATGGAGTACCTCCTGCGCACCCTCGATCCCGAGCAGCACCCTGTCGTACTGATGGGCGACAAGGGGGACTTGAAGGCCTAG